A single window of uncultured Sunxiuqinia sp. DNA harbors:
- a CDS encoding alpha/beta hydrolase, which produces MKQMQSIVLFIFLCAASPLYSQIVTIDGIPKDTAYTPYSAWVKIKKDYPNVTRVYPDLPDGVKAENNIVYVTLPDTPYGKRDLHMDVFRPGKCEEYPALVMVFGGGWRTGSKEAQVPMAQKIAAQGYVTAAIEYRLSPEALYPAAVYDIKAAIRFLRANADKYGIDPNRIAITGSSAGGQLAALVGFTGNMEEFEGDLGNNEVSSNVQAIIDMDGILDFTTPSESLGDNTPGKHSAGYYWFGATLKEARDKWVEASPMIYAGKDSPPILFINSTQPRFHAGRDSVISVLNTFDIYSEVHTIPNSVHSFWQVHPWFEETVDYMVSFLDRVFKNEEK; this is translated from the coding sequence ATGAAACAAATGCAATCGATTGTTCTTTTCATTTTTCTGTGCGCTGCCAGCCCCCTCTATTCTCAAATAGTTACTATTGATGGAATTCCGAAAGACACCGCATATACGCCTTATTCGGCCTGGGTTAAAATCAAAAAAGATTATCCCAATGTAACTCGTGTCTATCCCGATCTTCCTGACGGCGTAAAAGCAGAAAACAACATCGTTTATGTCACATTGCCTGACACTCCTTATGGCAAACGAGACTTACACATGGATGTTTTTCGTCCGGGAAAATGTGAAGAATACCCGGCACTGGTGATGGTTTTCGGTGGAGGCTGGCGAACAGGAAGCAAAGAGGCACAGGTACCAATGGCTCAAAAAATTGCAGCACAGGGCTATGTAACAGCAGCGATTGAATATCGCCTGTCGCCCGAGGCACTCTACCCTGCAGCTGTTTACGACATCAAAGCAGCCATTCGCTTTTTGCGTGCTAACGCCGATAAGTATGGCATTGATCCAAATAGAATCGCCATAACCGGAAGTTCAGCAGGTGGTCAATTAGCAGCCCTGGTTGGTTTTACAGGCAATATGGAGGAATTCGAAGGAGATTTAGGAAATAATGAAGTCTCATCAAATGTGCAAGCTATTATCGACATGGATGGTATTCTTGATTTCACCACTCCCTCGGAAAGTTTAGGCGACAATACACCAGGGAAACACTCAGCCGGATATTATTGGTTTGGTGCTACACTCAAGGAAGCGCGTGATAAGTGGGTAGAAGCATCCCCCATGATTTACGCAGGAAAAGACTCACCGCCCATTTTATTCATCAACAGTACTCAGCCACGATTTCATGCAGGTAGAGATTCTGTGATTTCGGTGTTGAATACGTTCGATATTTATTCTGAAGTGCATACTATTCCCAACAGTGTGCATTCATTCTGGCAGGTTCATCCATGGTTTGAAGAAACTGTAGATTATATGGTGAGTTTTCTGGATCGTGTATTCAAAAACGAAGAGAAATAA